In the Paraburkholderia acidisoli genome, one interval contains:
- a CDS encoding inorganic phosphate transporter, with translation MLAHFAPSSAVIVAMLVVCLVMVLAFEASNGFHDSSNAVATVIYTHSLQPVQAVVWSGVMNLIGVLVGGISVAYALVEILPPDVLTPPDGAPAVPMLVAIFASALFWNVLTWAFAIPNSSSHCVIGSLIGVAAADALIKSRSLAQGVDWHQISTVLKGLAISPVLGFFIAGGLYLALRLIVRKGHLLEPPKENQPPVWWLRALLVLTCTTVSFSHGTNDGQKSIGLIMLTIIGLLPATYALNPGAAEQMAKLPAYATQAEPLIAAYGDDIKAQGLAAAQALARAQPQLAHQAEELRADQPAVDGERATRSQLRGYVYDVVSQMKYVSEQSSVPAPQRAQAKQLLKSMSLPVEYAPWWVRLLSAICLGAGTMVGYKRVVRTLGERLGRQHMTPGQGAAAELVGSALIGTAGFTGLPVSTTHIITSGIAGTMAASGQGVQGGMIVRIILTWLITLPVTIGLSGLLFYLLAGNF, from the coding sequence ATGCTCGCTCACTTTGCTCCGTCGTCGGCCGTGATCGTCGCGATGCTCGTCGTGTGTCTCGTCATGGTGCTCGCGTTCGAGGCAAGCAATGGCTTTCACGACTCGTCGAACGCGGTCGCCACGGTGATCTACACGCATTCGCTACAGCCGGTTCAGGCAGTGGTCTGGTCCGGCGTGATGAATCTGATCGGCGTGCTGGTGGGCGGCATTTCCGTCGCTTATGCGCTCGTCGAAATCCTGCCGCCCGATGTGCTTACGCCCCCCGACGGCGCGCCCGCCGTGCCGATGCTCGTCGCCATCTTCGCTTCGGCGCTGTTCTGGAACGTGCTCACGTGGGCCTTCGCGATTCCCAACAGCAGCTCGCACTGCGTGATCGGCTCGCTGATCGGCGTGGCCGCCGCCGACGCGCTCATCAAGTCGCGCAGTCTCGCGCAAGGCGTGGACTGGCATCAGATCTCGACGGTGCTCAAAGGGCTCGCGATCTCGCCCGTGCTGGGCTTCTTCATCGCGGGCGGCCTCTATCTCGCGCTACGGCTCATCGTGCGCAAAGGTCACCTGCTCGAACCGCCGAAGGAGAACCAGCCGCCGGTCTGGTGGCTGCGCGCTCTGCTCGTGCTGACCTGCACGACCGTGAGTTTTTCGCATGGCACCAACGACGGCCAGAAAAGTATCGGCCTCATCATGCTGACGATCATCGGCTTGCTGCCGGCCACTTATGCGCTCAATCCCGGCGCGGCCGAACAGATGGCGAAGCTGCCCGCTTACGCCACGCAGGCCGAGCCGCTGATCGCCGCGTATGGCGACGACATCAAGGCGCAAGGGCTCGCCGCCGCGCAGGCGCTCGCGCGCGCCCAGCCGCAACTTGCGCATCAGGCCGAGGAGCTACGCGCCGATCAACCGGCGGTCGACGGCGAACGCGCGACGCGCTCGCAGTTGCGCGGCTATGTCTACGACGTGGTTTCGCAGATGAAGTACGTGAGCGAGCAGTCGAGCGTGCCCGCCCCGCAGCGCGCGCAAGCGAAGCAATTGCTCAAGTCGATGAGTCTGCCGGTGGAATACGCGCCGTGGTGGGTGCGTTTGCTGAGCGCCATCTGTCTGGGCGCGGGCACGATGGTGGGCTACAAGCGCGTGGTGCGCACGCTCGGCGAGCGGCTCGGCCGCCAGCACATGACGCCGGGCCAGGGCGCGGCCGCCGAACTCGTGGGTTCGGCGCTGATCGGCACGGCGGGCTTCACGGGCTTGCCGGTGAGCACGACGCACATCATCACCTCGGGTATCGCGGGGACGATGGCCGCGAGCGGCCAGGGTGTGCAAGGCGGCATGATCGTGCGCATCATCCTGACCTGGCTCATCACGCTGCCCGTGACGATCGGGCTCTCGGGCTTACTGTTCTATTTACTGGCGGGAAACTTCTAG
- a CDS encoding alpha/beta hydrolase — translation MQFRLAAKALLALSVALAGHAAWADPALGTPVKNVVLVHGLYADGSSWAKVIPLLQAKGLHVTSVQNPTTSLDADVDAVKRALAQQDGPALLVAHSYGGMVISQAGDDPKVSGLVYIAARAPDAGEDYPALTHKFAAAPASAGLQWSGDYGKLSEQAFVKDFAGDLPAAEAETYYAVQQPMGRAITMAKTTVAAWHDKPTWYAVSTEDRTINPDLERFMAQRMKAHTIEVDSSHVSLLSHPQQVANLILEAAGQPAQ, via the coding sequence ATGCAATTCCGCCTGGCCGCCAAGGCATTACTCGCACTTTCCGTCGCACTCGCGGGCCATGCCGCGTGGGCCGACCCCGCCCTCGGCACGCCGGTCAAGAACGTCGTGCTCGTGCACGGTCTGTATGCCGACGGGTCGAGCTGGGCGAAAGTCATTCCGCTCTTGCAGGCCAAAGGCTTGCACGTGACCTCGGTGCAAAACCCCACGACCTCGCTCGACGCCGACGTCGACGCGGTGAAGCGCGCCCTCGCGCAGCAGGACGGCCCGGCGTTGCTCGTCGCGCACTCGTACGGCGGCATGGTCATCAGCCAGGCCGGCGACGACCCCAAGGTGTCCGGCCTCGTGTACATCGCGGCGCGCGCGCCCGACGCGGGCGAAGATTATCCGGCGCTCACGCACAAGTTCGCGGCCGCGCCCGCTTCGGCGGGTCTGCAATGGTCGGGCGACTACGGCAAGCTTTCGGAGCAGGCGTTCGTGAAAGACTTTGCGGGCGATTTGCCCGCGGCCGAGGCCGAAACTTACTACGCCGTGCAACAGCCGATGGGCCGAGCGATCACCATGGCCAAAACGACCGTGGCCGCCTGGCACGACAAACCCACCTGGTACGCCGTCTCGACCGAAGACCGTACGATCAATCCCGATCTCGAACGCTTCATGGCGCAGCGTATGAAAGCGCACACGATAGAAGTCGATTCGAGCCATGTTTCGCTGCTGTCTCATCCGCAACAGGTCGCGAATCTCATTCTGGAAGCCGCGGGACAACCGGCGCAATGA
- a CDS encoding ABC transporter permease: protein MALLQMLGFGSEGWGGVLLLGALMTVALTIAALAIGAVFGALVAAAKLSRFRTLRVIGDFYTTVFRGVPELLVIYLFYFGGSSLVSSIGQWFGADGFIGVPPFVIGAFAVGMISGAYQAEVYRAAVIAVSRGELEAARAIGMPTLVMARRILIPQVLRFALPGIGNVWQLSLKDSALISVTGLAELLRASQVAAGSTHDYFLFFVVGGLLYLVMTGVSNRVFGRAEAIVGRSFKRNFARN, encoded by the coding sequence ATGGCTCTTTTGCAAATGCTCGGTTTCGGCTCGGAAGGCTGGGGCGGCGTGCTGCTGCTCGGCGCGCTCATGACCGTCGCGCTGACGATCGCCGCGCTCGCGATCGGCGCGGTGTTCGGCGCGCTCGTGGCGGCGGCGAAGCTCTCGCGCTTTCGCACGCTGCGCGTGATCGGCGACTTCTACACCACGGTATTTCGCGGCGTGCCCGAATTGCTCGTGATCTACCTGTTCTATTTCGGCGGCTCCTCGCTGGTTTCGTCGATCGGCCAGTGGTTCGGCGCCGACGGCTTCATCGGCGTGCCGCCCTTCGTGATCGGCGCGTTCGCGGTGGGCATGATTTCGGGCGCGTATCAGGCCGAGGTCTATCGCGCGGCCGTGATCGCGGTGTCGCGCGGCGAACTCGAGGCGGCGCGCGCGATCGGCATGCCCACGCTCGTGATGGCACGCCGCATTCTGATTCCGCAAGTGTTGCGCTTCGCCCTGCCCGGCATCGGCAATGTGTGGCAGCTGAGCCTCAAGGACTCGGCGCTGATCTCCGTCACCGGTCTCGCCGAATTGCTGCGCGCAAGCCAGGTCGCGGCCGGCTCGACGCACGACTACTTCCTCTTCTTCGTCGTGGGCGGCTTGCTCTATCTCGTCATGACGGGCGTGTCGAACCGCGTGTTCGGCCGGGCGGAAGCCATCGTCGGCCGCTCGTTCAAGCGCAACTTCGCACGTAACTGA
- a CDS encoding ester cyclase translates to MSRIDDRSETQAEVPEVIRAFYHAFEQRDVTLLRAAVTEDWQYLPTLAPNSEAHGAGQMAAIFAHMSAAFPDIHIQILDVVANPQKVGVRAQVSGTQEGELFGIQGSAKPVRFAIHSFHELRDGLIARTWHLEDWLSVFQQIGEFPGGTR, encoded by the coding sequence GTGTCCCGCATCGACGATCGCAGCGAAACTCAAGCCGAGGTGCCCGAAGTCATCCGCGCCTTCTATCACGCGTTCGAGCAGCGCGACGTGACGTTGCTGCGCGCCGCCGTCACCGAGGACTGGCAATACCTGCCCACGCTCGCGCCCAATAGCGAAGCCCACGGCGCCGGGCAGATGGCCGCGATCTTCGCGCACATGAGCGCCGCGTTCCCCGACATCCACATCCAGATTCTCGACGTGGTCGCGAACCCGCAGAAAGTGGGCGTGCGCGCGCAGGTGAGCGGCACGCAGGAGGGCGAGCTGTTCGGCATTCAGGGCAGCGCGAAGCCAGTGCGCTTCGCGATTCACTCGTTCCACGAATTGCGCGACGGCCTGATCGCCAGGACCTGGCATCTGGAGGACTGGCTTTCCGTGTTCCAGCAGATCGGCGAATTTCCGGGCGGCACGCGCTAA
- a CDS encoding H-NS histone family protein, with protein sequence MATLESIQAKIAKLQAQAEALAVTKSSAVLEKIRDLMHKHGVTLGDIESHAGKRRGRKPGSAAAAKSTGAVAKYRDPKSGATWSGHGRAPGWIASAKDRSKFLVDGGVKSAAPAKKASAAAGNYVRGPQPALYRDPKSGATWSGRGPAPAWLAGAKDRTKFLIAKADGAAATAGAKVAKATKPAAPAKKAAAKKAAVKTAAKTAPKTAAVKEPVAKKAVAKKAVAEKAVAKKAVVKKTVAKKAVAKPAAEQAAPQKAAKKVVARKGPAVKKTPASAPASVAPAAAPAAAPAVVNTPETTPAA encoded by the coding sequence ATGGCGACGCTCGAATCGATCCAGGCAAAAATCGCAAAGCTTCAGGCACAAGCCGAAGCATTGGCCGTTACGAAATCTTCGGCCGTGCTCGAAAAGATTCGCGACCTGATGCATAAACATGGCGTGACGCTCGGCGATATCGAATCTCATGCAGGCAAGCGTCGTGGTCGCAAGCCGGGTTCCGCGGCGGCTGCGAAAAGCACGGGCGCGGTGGCGAAGTATCGCGATCCGAAGTCGGGCGCAACGTGGTCGGGTCATGGCCGCGCGCCGGGCTGGATCGCCAGCGCGAAGGACCGCTCGAAGTTTCTGGTCGACGGCGGCGTGAAGAGCGCGGCGCCGGCGAAAAAGGCGTCGGCGGCTGCGGGTAACTATGTGCGCGGCCCGCAACCGGCGCTGTATCGCGACCCGAAGTCGGGCGCCACGTGGAGCGGTCGCGGTCCGGCGCCGGCATGGCTGGCGGGCGCGAAGGATCGCACGAAGTTTCTGATCGCCAAGGCTGACGGTGCCGCGGCAACGGCGGGTGCGAAGGTAGCGAAGGCGACGAAGCCGGCTGCTCCGGCAAAGAAAGCCGCAGCTAAAAAGGCCGCAGTGAAGACCGCCGCCAAGACCGCTCCGAAGACTGCCGCGGTCAAAGAACCGGTAGCGAAGAAGGCCGTGGCCAAGAAGGCTGTCGCCGAAAAGGCTGTCGCGAAGAAAGCGGTTGTGAAGAAAACGGTCGCGAAGAAGGCGGTTGCGAAGCCAGCCGCCGAACAGGCTGCACCGCAAAAGGCCGCGAAGAAAGTGGTCGCCCGTAAGGGCCCGGCCGTGAAGAAGACGCCTGCGAGCGCACCGGCTAGCGTTGCACCGGCCGCGGCTCCGGCGGCGGCGCCGGCCGTGGTGAACACGCCGGAAACGACGCCGGCCGCTTAA
- the yddG gene encoding aromatic amino acid DMT transporter YddG encodes MTSKKKATLIGLIAVLLWASIVALLRGVSESLGATGGAAMVYSVASVFLVFTVGFPKLREFPRRYLLWGSVLFVAYELCLSLSIGYANNGRQAIEVGMVNYLWPTFTLVSAILFNKQRANWLVVPGFVLSMLGICWVLGGDQGLDLPGMLANVKDNPLSYGLAFLGAFIWAAYCTVTARIAQGKNGVTLFFMLVSLVLWVKYATEGGGAMHFDLHAIVYLLLAACAMGFGYAAWNVGILHGNVTVLAGASYFIPVFSAAIAAVLLHAPLSLPFWQGAVMVCGGSILCWIATRSRRDDVALRMEAEKGS; translated from the coding sequence ATGACGAGCAAGAAAAAAGCAACGCTGATCGGACTTATCGCCGTACTGCTGTGGGCGTCGATCGTCGCGCTCCTGCGCGGCGTGAGCGAAAGTCTCGGCGCAACGGGCGGCGCGGCCATGGTGTATTCGGTGGCCTCGGTGTTCCTCGTATTCACCGTCGGCTTTCCGAAACTGCGCGAATTTCCGCGCCGTTATCTGCTCTGGGGCAGCGTGCTGTTCGTCGCTTACGAACTCTGTTTATCGCTTTCCATTGGCTATGCGAATAACGGCCGTCAGGCGATCGAAGTCGGCATGGTCAATTATCTCTGGCCGACATTCACGCTGGTTTCCGCCATTCTGTTCAATAAGCAACGCGCGAATTGGCTGGTCGTGCCGGGCTTCGTTTTGTCGATGCTCGGCATCTGCTGGGTGCTGGGCGGCGACCAGGGTCTCGATTTGCCCGGCATGCTTGCCAATGTGAAAGACAATCCGCTCAGTTACGGCCTCGCTTTTCTCGGCGCGTTTATCTGGGCGGCGTATTGCACGGTCACGGCGCGCATTGCCCAAGGCAAGAACGGCGTGACGCTGTTCTTCATGCTGGTTTCGCTGGTGCTGTGGGTCAAATACGCGACGGAAGGCGGCGGCGCGATGCATTTCGATCTGCACGCCATCGTGTATCTGTTGCTGGCCGCCTGCGCAATGGGATTCGGCTATGCCGCCTGGAACGTGGGCATTCTGCACGGCAACGTCACGGTGCTCGCGGGCGCGTCGTATTTCATTCCGGTGTTTTCGGCCGCGATTGCGGCCGTGCTGTTGCATGCGCCGCTCTCGTTGCCCTTCTGGCAAGGCGCGGTGATGGTGTGCGGCGGGTCGATCCTGTGCTGGATCGCCACGCGCAGCCGCCGCGACGACGTGGCCTTGCGTATGGAAGCAGAAAAAGGCTCGTAA
- a CDS encoding transporter substrate-binding domain-containing protein → MRSMYSKLARGLMSAAVGAALCGVAQAKDVTIAFEGGYAPWNLTLPGGKLGGFEPELAENLCARAQLKCNFVAQDWDGMIPGLQAGKFDVLMDAISITPEREKILALSKPYASTPATFAVTDTKILPKASAATPPLTLANDDKSNVPAVQVLRTALKGKTIGIQSGTVYTRFINENFKDVASIRVYKTSPQRDLDLANGRIDASFDDVTYYAANADKKDATPTVTAGPLIGGPIWGPGEGLAFRKQDAALKAKFDAAITAAIADGTVKKLSEKWFKTDVTPAH, encoded by the coding sequence ATGCGGTCGATGTACAGCAAGTTGGCTAGAGGACTTATGAGCGCCGCCGTCGGCGCGGCGCTGTGCGGGGTCGCGCAGGCGAAAGACGTGACGATCGCGTTCGAAGGCGGCTACGCCCCCTGGAACCTCACGCTACCCGGCGGCAAGCTCGGCGGCTTCGAGCCGGAACTGGCGGAAAACCTCTGCGCGCGTGCCCAACTGAAGTGCAATTTCGTCGCGCAGGATTGGGACGGCATGATTCCCGGTCTGCAAGCCGGAAAGTTCGACGTCCTGATGGATGCGATCTCGATCACGCCCGAGCGCGAAAAGATTCTCGCGCTTTCGAAGCCGTATGCGTCCACGCCCGCGACCTTCGCCGTGACCGACACGAAGATCCTGCCGAAGGCGAGCGCCGCCACGCCGCCGCTCACGCTCGCCAACGACGACAAATCCAACGTGCCCGCCGTACAGGTGCTGCGCACCGCGCTCAAGGGCAAGACCATCGGCATCCAGTCGGGCACGGTCTACACGCGCTTCATCAACGAAAACTTCAAGGACGTGGCGTCGATCCGCGTCTACAAGACCTCGCCGCAACGCGACCTTGATCTGGCCAACGGCCGGATCGACGCATCGTTCGACGACGTGACCTACTATGCCGCCAATGCGGACAAGAAAGACGCCACGCCCACGGTCACGGCCGGCCCGCTGATCGGCGGCCCGATCTGGGGTCCGGGCGAAGGCCTCGCGTTCCGCAAGCAGGACGCGGCGCTCAAGGCGAAGTTCGACGCGGCGATCACGGCCGCCATTGCCGACGGCACCGTGAAGAAGCTCTCCGAAAAGTGGTTCAAGACCGACGTGACGCCCGCGCACTGA
- a CDS encoding ABC transporter ATP-binding protein, with protein sequence MNAVAPVALSVRNIHKSFGEHHVLKGISLDAHEGDVISILGASGSGKSTFLRCLNLLEMPDDGEVALAGETLKMKRRRDGKMQPEDRRQVDRVRSQLGMVFQNFNLWSHMTVLENLIEGPMRVLKRTRAESVEEAEALLAKVGLAEKRGHYPAHLSGGQQQRVAIARALAMHPKVMLFDEPTSALDPELVGEVLRVMRALADEGRTMLVVTHEMGFAKHVSNRVMFLHQGQVDSDGTPDEVFGDSKTERFRQFVSSHQDRNAH encoded by the coding sequence ATGAACGCAGTCGCACCGGTCGCCCTCTCCGTGAGGAACATCCACAAGTCGTTCGGCGAGCATCACGTGCTCAAGGGTATTTCGCTCGACGCGCACGAAGGCGACGTGATTTCGATTCTCGGCGCGAGCGGTTCGGGCAAGAGCACGTTCCTGCGCTGCCTGAATCTGCTCGAAATGCCCGACGACGGCGAAGTCGCGCTCGCGGGCGAAACGCTCAAGATGAAGCGCCGCCGCGACGGCAAGATGCAGCCCGAAGACCGCCGCCAGGTCGACCGCGTGCGCTCGCAGCTCGGCATGGTGTTCCAGAACTTCAATCTCTGGTCGCACATGACGGTGCTCGAAAACCTGATCGAAGGCCCGATGCGCGTGCTCAAGCGCACGCGCGCCGAGAGCGTGGAGGAAGCCGAGGCGCTGCTCGCCAAGGTCGGGCTCGCCGAAAAGCGTGGCCACTATCCCGCGCATCTTTCGGGCGGCCAGCAGCAGCGCGTGGCCATCGCACGCGCGCTCGCCATGCATCCGAAGGTGATGCTGTTCGACGAACCCACCTCCGCGCTCGACCCCGAACTCGTGGGCGAAGTGCTGCGCGTGATGCGCGCGCTCGCCGACGAAGGCCGCACGATGCTGGTCGTCACGCACGAAATGGGCTTCGCGAAGCACGTGTCGAATCGCGTGATGTTCCTGCATCAAGGTCAGGTCGATTCGGACGGCACGCCCGACGAAGTGTTCGGCGACAGCAAGACCGAGCGCTTCCGCCAGTTCGTGTCGAGCCATCAGGACCGCAACGCGCACTGA
- a CDS encoding ABC transporter permease produces the protein MHIDFDFLFDTTRQLVAAVPTTLGLFFASLVIGGLLSLVIVTLRVSPHWLPNRFARAYILVFRGSPLLIQMFLVYYGLGQFGVIRESFLWPVLREPYVCAVLSLALCTAGYTAEIIRGGLMAVPVGQIEAGYAIGLSGFSLLRRVIGPIALRQCLPAYSTEAVLLVKSTALASLVTVWEVTGVAQQIIQQTYRTTEVFICAALIYLCLNFIVVRLIGLLERRLSRHLRAAPAVAPSPAPTLETQRAAS, from the coding sequence ATGCACATCGACTTCGACTTTTTATTCGATACGACGCGCCAGCTCGTCGCCGCGGTGCCGACCACGCTCGGGCTGTTCTTCGCCTCGCTCGTGATCGGCGGGCTGCTCTCGCTCGTGATCGTCACGCTGCGCGTGTCGCCGCACTGGCTGCCCAACCGCTTCGCGCGCGCCTACATTCTGGTGTTTCGCGGCTCGCCGCTGCTGATCCAGATGTTTCTCGTCTACTACGGGCTCGGCCAGTTCGGCGTGATCCGCGAAAGTTTTCTGTGGCCCGTGCTGCGCGAGCCCTACGTGTGCGCCGTGCTCTCGCTCGCGCTGTGCACGGCGGGTTATACGGCCGAAATCATTCGCGGCGGTCTGATGGCCGTGCCGGTCGGGCAGATCGAAGCGGGCTACGCCATCGGGCTTTCGGGCTTCTCGCTGCTGCGCCGCGTGATCGGCCCGATCGCGCTGCGCCAATGCCTGCCCGCCTATTCGACCGAAGCCGTGCTGCTCGTGAAGTCCACGGCGCTCGCCAGTCTCGTTACCGTGTGGGAAGTCACGGGCGTCGCGCAGCAGATCATTCAGCAGACCTATCGCACCACCGAAGTGTTCATCTGCGCCGCGCTGATCTATCTGTGCCTCAACTTCATCGTCGTGCGCCTGATCGGGTTGCTCGAACGGCGTCTGTCGCGCCATCTGCGTGCCGCGCCCGCCGTCGCGCCCAGCCCGGCCCCCACGCTCGAAACGCAACGCGCCGCCTCCTGA
- a CDS encoding HAL/PAL/TAL family ammonia-lyase, with amino-acid sequence MSVIRSARPLDWRDLCAVAAGAPLTLATDARERIGAARALVEQINARGIRAYGVNTGVGALCDVVVSPAEQHALSHNILMSHAVGVGAPLGTQETRAIMAAAINNYAHGHSGVRVEVVERLVALLEADCLPEVPALGSVGYLSHMAHIALVCVGAGHARWHGERVSGAEALRRLGLAPLSLEAKEGLSLVNGTPCVTGLAALALQRAHWLLDWADAVAAMSFENLGGQMAAFDAASLAYRVSPGLAQVGARMRAALAGSGLLAAALGRRTQDPLSMRTIPHVHGAARDVLAATAEVVNRELASTTDNPIVAGTPDEPRVFSQAHAVGASIALAMDSLAAAVAQVAAMAERRLDRLVNPLVSGLPAFLAEASGTRSGFMIAQYTAAALVAQNRREAAPASLDGGVTSGLQEDHLCHATPAALKALAVIENSSRIFGIELLAAAQAYDLQPVSAERAPYTEALYAKVRAALPPYRDDRPLADDMGRAFRMIADGGPPPLPVFTAPATPASPSSPEGWAPGEPMAIAHAHTASANDAMPGVMGAFVGP; translated from the coding sequence ATGTCAGTCATTCGTTCCGCGCGCCCGCTCGACTGGCGCGACCTCTGCGCCGTTGCCGCGGGCGCGCCGCTCACCCTGGCAACGGACGCCCGCGAGCGGATCGGCGCCGCGCGTGCGCTCGTCGAGCAGATCAACGCGCGCGGCATCCGCGCGTACGGCGTCAATACCGGCGTGGGCGCGCTCTGCGACGTGGTCGTCTCGCCGGCCGAGCAGCACGCGCTCTCGCACAACATCCTCATGAGCCACGCCGTGGGCGTGGGCGCGCCGCTCGGGACACAGGAAACCCGCGCGATCATGGCCGCCGCCATCAACAACTATGCGCACGGTCATTCGGGCGTGCGCGTCGAAGTGGTCGAACGCCTCGTCGCGCTGCTCGAAGCCGACTGCCTGCCCGAAGTGCCCGCGCTCGGCTCGGTCGGCTACCTGAGCCACATGGCGCATATCGCGCTCGTCTGCGTGGGCGCGGGTCACGCCCGCTGGCACGGCGAACGCGTGAGCGGCGCCGAGGCGCTGCGGCGGCTCGGGCTCGCTCCGCTCTCGCTCGAAGCGAAGGAAGGCCTGAGTCTCGTGAACGGCACGCCCTGCGTGACCGGCCTCGCCGCGCTCGCGCTCCAGCGCGCGCATTGGCTGCTCGATTGGGCCGATGCCGTGGCGGCCATGAGCTTCGAAAATCTGGGCGGACAGATGGCGGCCTTCGACGCCGCTTCGCTGGCGTATCGCGTCTCGCCGGGGCTGGCGCAGGTGGGCGCGCGCATGCGCGCGGCGCTCGCGGGCAGCGGCCTGCTCGCGGCGGCGCTCGGCCGCCGCACGCAGGACCCGCTCAGCATGCGCACGATTCCGCACGTGCACGGCGCGGCGCGCGACGTGCTCGCCGCCACGGCCGAGGTGGTGAATCGCGAACTCGCCTCGACCACCGACAACCCGATCGTCGCGGGCACGCCCGACGAGCCCCGCGTGTTCTCGCAGGCACACGCCGTGGGCGCCTCCATCGCGCTGGCCATGGACAGCCTCGCCGCCGCCGTCGCGCAGGTCGCGGCGATGGCCGAGCGCCGCCTCGACCGCCTCGTCAATCCGCTCGTGAGCGGCCTGCCCGCGTTCCTCGCCGAGGCGAGCGGCACGCGTTCGGGCTTCATGATCGCGCAGTACACGGCGGCGGCACTGGTCGCGCAAAATCGCCGCGAAGCCGCGCCCGCCAGCCTCGACGGCGGCGTGACCTCGGGATTGCAGGAAGATCACCTGTGCCACGCCACGCCGGCCGCGCTCAAGGCGCTGGCCGTCATCGAAAATAGCAGCCGCATTTTCGGCATCGAATTGCTCGCGGCCGCGCAGGCCTACGACCTGCAGCCGGTTTCCGCCGAACGCGCGCCTTATACGGAAGCGCTCTATGCGAAGGTGCGCGCGGCGCTGCCGCCGTATCGCGACGACCGGCCGCTCGCCGACGACATGGGCCGCGCCTTCCGCATGATCGCCGACGGCGGCCCGCCGCCGTTGCCCGTCTTCACGGCGCCCGCGACGCCCGCCTCGCCTTCCTCGCCGGAAGGCTGGGCGCCCGGCGAGCCCATGGCGATCGCGCACGCGCATACGGCCTCGGCGAATGACGCGATGCCCGGGGTGATGGGCGCGTTCGTCGGCCCGTAG